A single Oncorhynchus kisutch isolate 150728-3 unplaced genomic scaffold, Okis_V2 scaffold503, whole genome shotgun sequence DNA region contains:
- the LOC109885403 gene encoding zinc finger protein OZF-like: MTVTSKKEEAEEEETEYLGPVSQTHLKASNGSNDEHSSKMVLRNRSLINTRARRDHRGSTGEPQQHHEADEADKNLSTSEHLKRKPTGKKSLHCSDRGKSYSISGSLKVHQRFHTEETSHCCSDCWKRTSSAELKRHQRIHTGEKRNSCDQCGKSFTTSSNLTIHQRTHTGEKPHGCDQCGKSFNAPSSLKTHQRTHTGEKSYSCSDCGKTFSKLYTLQSHQRIHTGEKPHRCDQCGKSFTTSSHLTIHQRTHTGEKPYSCDQCGKTFSKLYTLQSHQRIHTGEKPHSCDQCGKSFTTSSNLTIHQRTHTGEKPHGCDQCGKSFTTSSILTIHQRTHTGEKPYSCNQCGKSFVTSSNLTIHQRTHTGEKPYSCNQCGKCFAHAGNLVAHLRIHTGEKPYSCDQCGKSFTSSSHLTTHLRTHRRETS, from the exons atgactgTCACGTCGAAAAAGGAGGAGgcagaagaggaggaaactgaatatctgggcccggtttcccaaacgcaTCTTAAGGCATCCAATGGTTCTAATGATGAACATAGCAGTAAGATGGTTTTGAGAAACCgttccctgattaacacta gagcgAGACGTGACCATCGTGGATCcactggggagcctcaacaacatcatgaagcTGACGAGGCAGACAAGAATCTCTCCACATCAGAACATCTCAAGCGGAAacccacagggaagaaatctctCCACTGCTCTGACCGTGGGAAGAGTTACTCAATATCAGGTTCACTGAAAGTGCACCAGAGATTTCACACAGAAGAGAcatctcactgctgctctgactgttgGAAGAGAACCTCTTCAGCAGAGCTCAAAAGACATCAGAGAATCCATACAGGAGAGAAACGtaatagctgtgatcaatgtgggaagagttttactacatctagcaaTCTGACtattcaccagagaacacacacaggagagaaaccacatggctgtgatcaatgtggaaagagttttaatgCTCCAAGCAGCCTGAaaacacaccagagaacacacacaggggagaaatcttatagctgctctgactgtgggaagaccTTTTCAAAACTATATACATTAcaatcacaccagagaattcacactggagagaaaccccatcgctgtgatcaatgtgggaagagttttacaaCATCTAGTCATCTGACtattcaccagagaacacacacaggagagaaaccttatagctgtgatcaatgtgggaagacaTTTTCCAAATTATATACATTAcaatcacaccagagaattcacactggagagaaacctcatagctgtgatcaatgtgggaagagttttactacatctagcaaTCTGACtattcaccagagaacacacacaggagagaaaccacatggctgtgatcaatgtgggaagagttttactacatctagcatTCTGACtattcaccagagaacacacacaggagagaaaccttatagctgtaatcaatgtgggaagagttttgttacaTCCAGCAATCTGACtattcaccagagaacacacacaggagagaaaccatataGTTGTAatcaatgtggaaagtgttttgcTCATGCAGGCAACCTGGTAGCACACctgagaatacacactggagagaaaccttatagctgtgatcaatgtgggaagagtttcacttCATCTAGCCATCTGACTACACACCTgagaacacacaggagagaaacctcatag